In the genome of Hyphobacterium sp. CCMP332, one region contains:
- a CDS encoding LysM peptidoglycan-binding domain-containing protein: MRTKLLSTITLMLLVFGFAFSRPDSVGVVQRNGKTFIKHLVEKGETHFAISRRYGVNVNEIIEYNPDTKGGLVAGTMIVVPFKELTGKIHVVKAGETLFSLYRMYGVSVEQIKEWNNLTDNNLQLGQRIIVGKEENNSESPESEKEKEEITGKIHEVKKGETLFSISRIYNVKWQDIKVYNGLETNNLSEGQKLGIPPSNIEVLKKEEIVANIDTIDRPDKHIVKAGETMYSISKKYQLSSKDIIEWNDLLGPDIQIGQELALKASEKNNLVASPKEKTDPIVTKEEEYMKGEPKVKITNIGGHEKVIEKGMAELIEGGTDTNRFLGLHKTAPIGTIIQVKNEINGYSVFVRVVGKLPDIDLNKDIVLKITPRAFEALKGVDKKFKVEISWLP, encoded by the coding sequence AATGCTTTTGGTATTCGGTTTTGCATTCTCAAGACCGGATTCGGTAGGGGTAGTTCAAAGAAATGGTAAAACATTTATCAAACACCTGGTTGAGAAAGGAGAAACACATTTTGCGATCAGCAGAAGATATGGAGTGAATGTCAATGAAATTATCGAATACAATCCAGATACCAAAGGTGGGCTTGTAGCAGGGACGATGATCGTTGTACCCTTTAAGGAATTAACAGGTAAAATACATGTGGTAAAAGCAGGTGAGACACTTTTTAGTCTTTATCGAATGTACGGTGTGAGTGTAGAGCAAATCAAAGAATGGAATAATTTGACTGACAATAATTTGCAATTGGGACAAAGAATTATTGTAGGCAAAGAGGAAAACAATAGCGAAAGCCCTGAATCCGAAAAGGAAAAAGAAGAAATAACCGGGAAAATCCACGAAGTCAAAAAAGGGGAGACTCTTTTTTCCATTTCGAGAATTTACAATGTCAAATGGCAGGACATTAAGGTTTATAATGGTTTGGAGACAAATAATTTAAGCGAGGGCCAAAAGCTGGGAATTCCACCTTCCAATATAGAGGTATTGAAGAAGGAAGAAATCGTTGCGAACATTGATACAATTGATCGTCCGGATAAGCATATTGTTAAAGCCGGAGAGACCATGTATTCCATTAGTAAAAAATACCAGTTGAGCAGTAAAGACATTATTGAATGGAATGATCTATTAGGTCCAGATATTCAGATCGGGCAGGAGTTGGCCTTGAAGGCCTCTGAAAAAAACAATCTTGTCGCCAGCCCAAAAGAGAAGACTGATCCCATTGTCACAAAAGAAGAAGAGTACATGAAGGGCGAGCCAAAAGTAAAGATTACCAATATTGGAGGGCATGAAAAAGTGATAGAAAAAGGAATGGCCGAGCTCATTGAAGGAGGCACTGATACCAATCGTTTTCTGGGACTACACAAAACCGCTCCTATTGGCACAATCATTCAGGTCAAAAATGAAATCAATGGCTACAGCGTATTTGTGAGAGTTGTGGGAAAACTACCCGATATAGATCTAAACAAAGACATTGTATTAAAAATTACTCCGCGTGCATTTGAAGCATTGAAGGGAGTAGATAAAAAGTTCAAAGTGGAAATTTCCTGGTTGCCTTGA